The genomic stretch TTATTTTAATCACATGATGTATTACATATGTGTTAAATGTTGGTGACTTATATATTATTATATTTCCAATTTTGATATTATTTGGAGAAGTATAAAATGTTAAGAAACCGTTCTGAAAAATAGGATACATTGAGACCCCTTCAACACTAGCTGTTTGTACAATTCCCGATAAGACTACAATATAAATTAATATTATTACAACAAGTAATAAGATGTCACTCTTCTTCATCTAAATCACTAAGGTCTAATTCTATTACTTCTCCCCTGTCCTCCTCCTCTTGTTTTTCTTCTCCTATTTTCTTTACACCTTTCTTTCCTTCAACTTCTACAGAGCTCCCACCAGCTCTTATCTTTGATACTACGGCTTTCCATTTATGTCCATTAGGGCACTCAAAAGATCCCATAACGGTTATTGTTATTCTACCATAAGCATCTGGTAGTGGTGAAACAAGCTGCCAAGTTTTAATCGGTTTTTCTACTCTTATACCACATGTAGGACATACATACGGGTCAGTTTGCTTTTTCTTAGGCATAATTTGTATGATAAAAAACAAGACTATAAATTAATTCTCCTAAAATTGCTGTTGAAAATAAGGCTATTACTAGGAGATTTATCTTTCTCTTCAACGCGAAAGTGTATGAAATAATATTAAAGATAATTAAAAAAGGGTAGAAAATTAAAGGAGAGTAAAAATAAGCTACAAGATAAGGTGCTGTAGTCCATGCTATATAAAATGCTCTTTGATTACTTAGCTTGCTATCAAGAATTTTTGCATAGATAGGAGTTAATATTCCGTATATAACGAAGATCAGAAGACAACTACAGAATAACATATTAATCTTTGCTCTTAATTGATAATCGAATTTAAATGAATGACTATTTCAGAATCAAAAAAATAAAGGGTTACCAGATTCTTGATTCTAGAGGAAATAAAACAATCAGAGTAAAAATCGAGACATATGGAGGGATATCAGCAACTGGTGATGCACCAGCTGGGGCCTCAAAGGGCAGTAGAGAGGCAATAGAATTAAGGGACAAAGATGGAGGAGTAACTAGGGCAGTTGAGTTGGTAAATACCTTAATTAACGATTCATTAAGGGATTTTGATGTAAGGAATCAACTGGGAATTGACCAAACATTAATAAGAATGGATGGAACGCCTAACAAGTCAAGAATAGGTGGAAATACAACTATAGCTACATCAATAGCTGTAGCTAAAACAGCTGCAAAAGCTATGGGGTTAGAAATTTTCCAATACATAGGCGGACCAAGAGTAAGATATTTGCCAATACCATTATTAAATATTTTAAATGGAGGGTTGCATGCCGGAAATGAACTAAAAATTCAAGAGTTTATTATAATACCTTTAAGTTTTGACAGCTTTCACGAAGCCTTATATGCTGCAGATGAAGTATACAAGCAGCTAAAGGGAATAATAACAGAAAAATATGGAAAACTATATACAATGCTAGGAGATGAAGGAGGAGTAGCGCCACCGTTATCTAGAACAGAAGATGCATTAGATTTAGTGTATACTGCTATAAAGAATTCTGGTTATGATGATAAGATAGTAATGGGAATAGACGCAGCGTCTTCTGATTTCTTTAACGGAAGTCAATATGAAATAGATGGGAAAAAACTAAGCCCAGACGAGATGATAGATTACTACATCCAATTAGCTTCACGTTATCCGTTATTATATATAGAAGATCCTTTTAACGAGAATGATTTTGAGAGATTTTCTATTTTACAACAAAAGTTAAGGAAAACTATCGTTACTGGAGATGATTTATTTACTACTAATATTGAATATCTGAAGAAAGGGATAGAGAAAAGTTCTACTAAAGGTACTATAGTTAAGCCTAATCAAATTGGTACTTTATCAGAGACATTTGAATATATAGAATTTGCTAAAAAAAATTCTGTAAAGGTAATTGTAAGTCATAGGAGCGGAGAAACAGAAGATTCTTTTATAGCTGATTTGGCTGTTGGAGTACAAAGTGATTTTATAAAGACTGGAGCACCAGCTAGAGGTGAAAGAACTAGTAAATATAATAGATTGCTAGAAATAGAAAACGACTATGGGATAGAATATTATGGTAAAAAAATTTATCTTTAAGGTAGTAAAACCCCCACTATTATTAAAAACATTGCTAGAACTAACATTAATACTATAAAAGTTCTAAAAGGCATATTAGGTAGTTCTTTAAATGCTTTAATTAGCCCATATATAATAGCTCCTATTAGTACCATAAATACTATGGCTAATCCGACTACTATTAAACCTGTAGCTAATGGCGAAGCATTAAAATGAAATATTCCCGCTATCTGAGAAGTAACATTAGCAAGATTTTGTAAACTCATATTAATTCGTAAAGTATATATTACTCCTAGATGTTTTTTAAACTTTGCCACATAATATCATTCTCCCGATGATGAGGGTTAAAAGCACTTATCTGTGACGAGCCTCTACCTGCTGAGGCGCCCAAATCCTTATAAATAAAATATGCAGAGCTGATATTTTTGAGGAGTATTACCATGCCAATTTCAGTTGATGTATTAACGAAATTTATTGGACAAAAGGTTAAAGATGTATATGGAAGGGACGTGGGTAGTATAATTCATGTATATACAGAGATTGATGGAACAATAACTGGGATAGAAATTTCTTACGGTAATTCTTTTGTTACTGTAAGTCCAGAAAGTGTTAAAATGGATGGTGATAATATAGTATTATTACCAGAATGGAAAACAGAAGCTATAAAGATTTTAGGATATATGGAGAAGATAAGAAGAAGGCAAAAAGCACTAGAAGAATTATATTCGAAACAGGAAATACCTAAGAGCATGTATGATGATATGAAAAGAAAATTGGATTCTGAATTGTTAAAGCTCAGAGAAGAACATGCTAAATTAAAAAGTAAATTAAAGAATAGACTAAATGAAATTGAAGATCAATTAGCTCAAATTGATAAAGCAACTATATCGTTAAAAATGAGTTATATTTCTGGTGAATTGCCAGAAACTTCATATAAAAATTCTATGGAAATATTAAGACAATCAAAAGAAAGTTACACGTTAGAGAGAGATGATATAAAGAAAATATTAGATAAATTGGATGGTTTAGACAAAGAGGGAATAGATATTAAGCCTTCTCCCTCATTAACTACGCAACAAGAACAATCTAATAAGAACGATGGTAATAAATCGGAAGTACCATTACCAATACCAGTAAGAGTAATAAATACTTTGTAACTAATTTAG from Sulfolobus sp. S-194 encodes the following:
- a CDS encoding signal peptidase I gives rise to the protein MKKSDILLLVVIILIYIVVLSGIVQTASVEGVSMYPIFQNGFLTFYTSPNNIKIGNIIIYKSPTFNTYVIHHVIKINYIDGEKFYVTKGVDSITNPQPDNKIGLEPPQGIPQSQVIGKVAEVNGIIISIPYLGYISILFSLL
- a CDS encoding chromatin protein Cren7, producing MPKKKQTDPYVCPTCGIRVEKPIKTWQLVSPLPDAYGRITITVMGSFECPNGHKWKAVVSKIRAGGSSVEVEGKKGVKKIGEEKQEEEDRGEVIELDLSDLDEEE
- the eno gene encoding phosphopyruvate hydratase, with amino-acid sequence MNDYFRIKKIKGYQILDSRGNKTIRVKIETYGGISATGDAPAGASKGSREAIELRDKDGGVTRAVELVNTLINDSLRDFDVRNQLGIDQTLIRMDGTPNKSRIGGNTTIATSIAVAKTAAKAMGLEIFQYIGGPRVRYLPIPLLNILNGGLHAGNELKIQEFIIIPLSFDSFHEALYAADEVYKQLKGIITEKYGKLYTMLGDEGGVAPPLSRTEDALDLVYTAIKNSGYDDKIVMGIDAASSDFFNGSQYEIDGKKLSPDEMIDYYIQLASRYPLLYIEDPFNENDFERFSILQQKLRKTIVTGDDLFTTNIEYLKKGIEKSSTKGTIVKPNQIGTLSETFEYIEFAKKNSVKVIVSHRSGETEDSFIADLAVGVQSDFIKTGAPARGERTSKYNRLLEIENDYGIEYYGKKIYL
- the cdvA gene encoding cell division protein CdvA, encoding MPISVDVLTKFIGQKVKDVYGRDVGSIIHVYTEIDGTITGIEISYGNSFVTVSPESVKMDGDNIVLLPEWKTEAIKILGYMEKIRRRQKALEELYSKQEIPKSMYDDMKRKLDSELLKLREEHAKLKSKLKNRLNEIEDQLAQIDKATISLKMSYISGELPETSYKNSMEILRQSKESYTLERDDIKKILDKLDGLDKEGIDIKPSPSLTTQQEQSNKNDGNKSEVPLPIPVRVINTL